In Mugil cephalus isolate CIBA_MC_2020 chromosome 20, CIBA_Mcephalus_1.1, whole genome shotgun sequence, the following are encoded in one genomic region:
- the LOC124998440 gene encoding protein shisa-9-like, protein MVTSKSLLSLSFWLVVLLGLSSLGGLSPGPAGQALAQGSNNETTEPSVLPEAALATPTPEAEDQTAPSIGNRCWGYYDVMGQWDPPFNCNAGIYLFCCGSCFYRFCCQFKIHSLDQTSCSNYDTPVWANTGKPAAPVTEVQEEPDRDRTHMIVYIICGVVAIMVLVGIFTKLGLEKSQGGQDMTNSRTLTELLKQPGEAGVADGSTLHHPVGTNGISARVLRANNDHNHLNNAALPPLGPAMALSHPHNNLGIGFNKYASLKAVDTTSRDYYKSYPMVDYTHRQSPPTFQPINFHPKDKPFLPPPDIHAPLAITINASQIPKPKISKTNTHPLTSSSAFKAWDPSKSHLQQPGGPHIGLGGQQHHPIQQQQHQQNSRRQAYSNKRQFSIETLPELFSQPLGYGHSPHMHPKHKGLATNSKTEVTV, encoded by the exons ATGGTCACCTCCAAGAGCCTGCTCTCCCTGAGCTTCTGGTTGGTCGTCCTCCTGGGGCTCAGCTCCCTGGGGGGGCTCAGCCCTGGGCCCGCGGGTCAGGCTTTGGCCCAGGGCTCCAACAACGAGACCACGGAGCCCTCGGTGTTACCTGAGGCGGCGCTGGCCACGCCCACGCCCGAGGCCGAGGACCAGACGGCTCCAAGCATTGGGAACCGGTGCTGGGGTTACTACGACGTGATGGGCCAGTGGGACCCCCCCTTCAACTGCAACGCAGGGATCTACTTGTTCTGCTGCGGTTCCTGCTTCTACCGCTTCTGCTGCCAGTTCAAGATCCACAGCCTGGACCAGACGTCCTGCTCCAACTACGACACGCCCGTCTGGGCCAACACCGGGAAGCCGGCGGCGCCAGTGACCGAGGTTCAGGAGGAACCGGACCGAGACCGGACCCACATGATCGTCTACATCATCTGTGGAGTGGTGGCCATCATGGTCCTGGTCGGGATCTTCACTAAGCTGGGTCTGGAAAAGAGTCAGGGAGGACAGGACATGACCAACTCCAG GACTCTGACGGAGCTGCTGAAGCAGCCGGGAGAGGCCGGAGTTGCGGATGGATCCACCCTTCATCATCCGGTTGGAACCAACGGGATCTCGGCCAGAGTGCTGCGAGCCAACAACG ATCATAATCACCTGAACAACGCAGCGCTGCCTCCTCTCGGTCCGGCCATGGCTTTGTCTCACCCCCACAACAACCTGGGCATCGGCTTCAACAAGTACGCCTCCCTCAAGGCTGTGG ACACAACATCCAGAGACTACTACAAGAGTTACCCAATGGTAGATTACACCCATCGCCAGTCTCCTCCCACGTTCCAACCCATAAACTTCCACCCTAAGGATAAGCCCTTCCTGCCTCCCCCTGACATCCACGCACCATTGGCCATCACCATCAACGCCTCCCAGATCCCCAAGCCTAAGATCTCCAAGACCAACACCCACCCACTCACCTCCAGCTCAGCCTTCAAAGCATGGGACCCAAGCAAGAGCCACCTCCAGCAGCCGGGGGGGCCCCACATTGGCCTCGGGGGGCAGCAACACCACCCCATCCAGCAACAACAGCACCAGCAGAACAGCCGGCGCCAGGCCTACTCCAACAAGAGGCAGTTCAGCATTGAAACGCTGCCTGAGCTCTTCTCACAGCCGCTGGGTTACGGCCACTCGCCGCATATGCACCCCAAGCACAAAGGACTGGCCACCAACAGCAAGACGGAGGTGACGGTGTGA